CGGATACTGGTGTGTTTGAGAAATCACCAAGGGGACTTCCTGCTAGGAATACGTTATGCGAAAGGCAACATAGGTAGTGATTGGTAGCCTGCATTACCCCCTAGCAAGGCTTACATAGCGCAGCTTTCACTTATTTGGATTCCTGAATAGATCCTTAGCCAGGCTTAGACTATATGCAAAAGGAGGAGTACGGCCTGCATTTCTGGGAACCCATCTCACTGCTGCCTCCAGCATACATAAGCTGCATAAGGTCGGTGGCCTAGGTGAGTGCTTGTTAAGAAACTCGTGCAAACTAGTAGGGGGTAACTTCGCCTCCACAAAAGCCAAGGTTACCATATCACTTTTGCAAGCTAACCAAACACAGACTTCCTAAACCAGGCTTAGCTCATACAGGCAAGCCAAACAACAGCAAATTGCATTATGCAAGATAGGCTTCAGCTGGCCTAGGTTAGATCCCAAACCTGGCTAGTCCTAAACCAAGCAACCAATCACTACCAAACAAACAGAGATCAAAAGTGCAACGTAAGGATCTACTTCATAAGGAGATTAAACAATAGCTAAGTTGTATCTCTGATAGAAGGGATTTAGTAGCTAGGCTATTTTCAGTTctacctccgtcccaaaaaacaagtcagcCTAGGAATTCTAGGACAAATTAACAAGAAGATAAAATGACCATACTTGACCCTATTTATTATCCATATTTGACACTAATTAATTCTTGCATGCATATACACTTTCTAAATAAGGtaagatgacttgttttttggaacaaattttgaatcctagagtGACTTATTTTTTGGGACGTAGGGAGTAGACTGTATCTCTGATTTTACATGCAACATAAAATCAGAAGTAAACGAGAGATAAAAATGAACATTGATGCGCTCTAACCCACAATAGTACATGAGCGCCTGCAACACCGCATGGAAGCAGTGATGGTGATGACAAATCGTAGGCGGCGGAGCAGCAACGAGGATGGTGATGGCAATGGCAGTGTTGAtggtgatggcgatgatgatggGTAGGCTGGCGGAGGTGCACTCCACGAAGAAGATGGAGATTCAGGCACCAAATGCGATACCAAAATGATGTACATGGAAAGTGTTCCATAGAACATTTAAAATTGATGTACATGGTAAGTGTACCATAGGAACTTTACAAAATGATCATGAAAAATGCAGCTTAGGAAAAATATACATGGAAAGCGCATTATAGGCAATTATCATCAATTTGTTTCCCTTCTTTAATTTCTTTCCAAAATGATAGGCAATTCTGTGACCTTGTTTAATTTATTTCCAAATCAATAGGCAGGTCTCTCacttcctttaatttctttccaAAATGATAAGGAATTCCCTCTTGTCTTATTAATTTCTTTCCAAAATGATAGACAATTAGAATCAATTAGCCGTAAGATTAAGGAGGTAGAGGCTTGGGGCAGGTGGAAGGTTTGTGGTGGGACCGATGGGGTGAGTTTATTGGAGAAAAAAGTTTAGCTTTTCGGGCAAATTCATTTTCTAAAGTGTGTTTTTGAGACTTTAGCCCTAACAAGTGGGTCCTCTATGAGGAGAGAGGTGGGCTTAATTTTGGTGAGaaatattttcaattttttcttaGTACAGATGTGATATAAAAACCTTGAAACTCTCTCTACCTCTACATAATCAGGATGCACACTAATGACTCACAATATGTATACTAGGCAGCCACCCATCTGCTCGTATAAAAATGTCTTTGGCCACCAAGCATCTGCTTGGGTAAATGTCTTTGGCCACCAACGCCAAGCATCGAGATACCACCACAACCAAATCCTATATGGCACTACTGGCGTCCGGAAAACAGTTCAAGTACGAAACCATATATAACTAAGTAGATAATTTGCAACGAAGAACGAAAAAGATTGtcattttttcaaaaacaattCATTCCTGTATGATCACAAGGACCAGAAAGTGGCAAACCACACCCTATCAATGccagtgatttttttttgacgcGAAATGCCAGTGATTTTAGATCCTTACAAAGACCCCAAAGCCAAGATCCCACATATTAGTCACACTTTGAAGTTGTAATAAACCCACAGACATGAatatttttctaatattatGCGCTAAAATTTCTTCTGTGGAACTCAAAGGGGAcgaagaaaaggaagatcagGTGCTCGTTCGGGGAGGCTACTAGCTGCTTTTTTTTTAAAGGTACTAGCTGCTTGTTTGGGTCCTTAAGTCTGATGTTTGGGCTGCACATATATAATAGCTTGCTACCAATATATTTGTGCTTTTGCGGGGCATGCATTTGCGCTTTTATATGTTGCAATTTGCGACGTTGGATTACTATGCGACTGTTTGCATGAATATGCAAATGCTATCCAAATGTTGTCAAATACTTGTAAAAATACTATGAAAATTCATTAAAACTTTAACATTAGCTAATCTAATGATTTTGATATGAAATTATGCACATAGGCTGTCCAAAATTCATCCAATTTCAAAAAATACTTATGATTACATTGAAAACGTAAGGGCAAAGAAAATTTTAGTGTTGACTTTACAAAAATTAAGTGGACAAAATAGATAGGGGTCCAATTGTGCATTTCAAAAAATGGGGTAAACATGCATAGAAAAAAGGGCAAATTAGTAGTAGAGTTCAAATCAGTAGGAGCACTTGTAAAATTGCCTTAAAAATGTTCTAGGCCCATTTTATAGAAATAAAAGGTAATAACAAACTAGGggcatattttcaaaaaaaatggtgCATACCAATTTAGAAAAACTTTATATACATAACTTGAAATGATTCTGATTGTTTTCAACTAGTGGTCGTGATTTCCCACCTTTGTTTAGATCTGAATCCCGTCTTTTACCTCTAACCCTAGCTAACCATCCACTTTATATATATAGCTAGAAGACATGCACTCCGAATTCCCCTcctcaagccgccgccgccgccacctaaCCCCTCTCCTCGAAACATTTGCCCTTTTCCCCTTCTTCCGTACCACCGATCACAGATCGACCTCATCTCGCAGGCGAAATCAAGTATCTAGATCACCATGAATTTTGATTCTTCTAGGCACCGATACTAGGTCACACGGTGCCACTTGTGTTACCAAGCTTCCACTCATCTGTCTCCATCATAGTCACAAAATTGACTGAAGCGGAACTCTCGAGGTAAGGACTCGATGAGGTTCGACGGCGGGGCCGGAACTTGAATTTCTACATCAAACCCTATATGGTGAGCAAATCTTTGTGGAAATGATATTTTTGTTATGATTCCAATAAGCCATTTCTGATTTTTTTAGGGATTGATGATCTTTCTTGTCATTAGGCGATGGATGAGTATGCAAACAAAAATGATCAAATCCCACTAAACCTTTCTTTGGATTCAGAATGGAGCACCCTGCTACCATGAACTAGAGATTTCGTATAAGAATTGTTGTCTCGCCGTACGTGCTACTTTGCATAAGCTGTTCAAAATGCTTACACACATAGTGTGCTAATCCTTGTAATTGTATCTCGCGACAGAAACTAGAAACTAACGATCCTCGAATGTACAATTCCTGTTCTTACCATCCATGACGTGACAAATCCAGAATGCAGATACAGATTCATCCACAGCGATGGAGCAAGAcggcagccgccggcgccgacggcgcCTCGGGCCGACGTACCGCTTCAGCGACCTGCCGGACGACGTGCTccaccgcatcctcctccgcctcggctccgccccggccgccgcacgcACCAGCGTGCTTTCCCAGCGCTGGCGCCGCGTCTGGACGCGTCTCCCCGGGCTCGTCTTCCGCGACCACGGCCCGCTCCGGAACCGCTCCTTCCTGAGCGCCGTCGACGGCGGCCTCGCCCGCTACTCGGCCCCGACGCTCCGCGCCCTCCACATCTCGATGTTCCACGTGGCGTCCCGCGTCCCCGCCGCCCGCGTCGCCGGGTGGCTGCGCTTCGCCGCGgagcacgtcgccggcgacctctTGCTCTGCCTCCCCTGGCTCCCGGCGGGCGGGGACGCCGAGGAGCTCGTGCTGCCGCTCTGCGTGGGGGCGCGGACGATCCAGCTCGGCGTCGGCCACGGCTTCCGGCAGCTCCGGCTTCCCCCGGCGGGGGCGTTCGCCGCGCTGACCGTCATGGTGATACGGGACGCAAGGATCGACGCCCGCGACCTGGAGAGAGTCGTGTGCTGGCAGTGCCCGTTCTTGCTCGAGCTCCACCTGGTGGCGATCGCTCTGGTCGCCGTCTCCGACATCATCCTGCGCTCCACCTCGCTCAGGCGGCTGAATTTCGAGGTCGGAAACACCACCCGGCTAGTTCTCGACACTCCGTCCATCGAGGAGCTGAGCGTATCTAACCTCGCCAAGGTGTCGGTCGTCGCCCTCAAGCTCGAAGAGATTGTTCCCCGCCATGACGCCAGTgatccgcaccgccgccggcttctGGCACGGCACCTGCGGTGGCTGGCGGTGAAGGGAAGTCACCTGGTGATGCCTGTGCTCATGCGGCATTTCGACACTGTCGACCAGCTGGAGCTGGATCTCGCAGTTTCATCGGTATATATATTTGCCAAATAATTTGTTCAATTAAAATTAAGTACTAGTAGCTTTTTCTTGACACTTGATTCTTCTTCGTGTCGTACTAGTTCTGATCGATACTCCTGGTGCTATTCTGACACGCAGGGAGAGGATTACAAGTCCTTTCTGAGGGCAACGACCAAGCTTGCCAAGTGCGATGTTTTCGTGGTAAAGCTGACGACAGAATGGCATGCCTATGAATCAAGCCTGTTGTATCTCCTCAGGAAATTAGCTGGTACAAGAAAAGTTGTGGTTCATCTGCCATGGACGGTAAGCTTCCGGCCATTGTACCTTCCTTAGCTTTTTGTTTCTGTGTTTCTGGTTCCAAACATAGTATGATTACGCAGACAGTAAGGCTGAGTCTTAGAGGATAATACATAACTTGGAGGGCACAAAACCtcttgtacatatatatataggatacGGATACAATCCTAATTTACCTAGAGATATCCCTAGTGTCCAACATCCCCTGCAGTCACAGAGAGAGCATCACAGACAGTAAGACTAGAGAGAAGTCGGTGAGCTGACATGCCCCTGCATGTCACAATGGTTAGTGCATCGCAAATGCTACAGCTGCAGTGAAAAACCAAAAAGTTGCTCAAGTTGATTGTAGTCCTTTGTGTCAATATAGAAGTAGACTGAGCGTGAGGGCAAATCGCCGGAGTTGAAGGTGCCATGCGAAGGATAGCGGTCGACGTAGTAGTCAGGGATGCCAAAGTTGAGGTAGCCGCATATGAAGCCGTGGGCGCATGAGGGGACGCCAAATATGGTGGTGCAAAAGAGAAGGTACCATAGACCAAGACGGTTACAGGTCGAGGCAATTGTCGAGAGAGAAGGTTCATGTCGATGATGCAGTCAAGGCCGCCATGGCGAGGCTTGCCCCAGGTTTGCGAGGCCCAGTGAACGCATCAGGGATGAAGGCACGCACATGTGTTGCCAATACTAGGCATACAAGGGAGAGTGCATAACTAGACACACCATTGTCTGAGGGACTAGTAGAGGAGGCCTCCATGACAGTCACAGGTGCAGAAGAACGATGTGGTAGAAGGTGTCGATGCAGCTTGCTTGCCGGAGTCGACGAAGTAGTGGGGGGAGGGGCGGCGATGATGGCAACGTGGTTGTGCTAGACGAAGCGATGATACAACAGTGAAGGAGACCACGggtggcgccgctgctgcccgaGGAGGCAACACAGCGGCAACCCTCCATGCTCCGGGAGAAGGCATGAATGACGAGGACGGACCACTCATGTCGGTTCAAGAGACTTAATGTGCGTAAGGCGAGGCGATGATGGGTGAATTTGATGGAGGCGATAATGAGCTAGCGAAGATGGACGTGCGGACGAAGCGGCGAGGATGGCGGTGCAGACGGGTCTCCCCTAGGGCGCCATTCATGTGGCCATGCCGCACAGTCGAAGGCGAGGAAGAAATTGGTGAAATTGAAGCTGACGTCAGGTAGAGATGCGAGATCAATGGGTGGTGGTGGGCGATGCAATCCTGATCTAAAAAAAAGGACGAAGTTGTAGCAGCTCATGCAGTACCTCTGGATGTGCGTAGCATGGCCCCTCATACTCTTATCTCTTCCCTCCTCTCACGGTCGACAGCCATGGGAGAGAGGAAGGGACGGTGGGTCAAGGCGACCCGATGGACGATGATGTTGAGGGTAGGACGGGTCCTGCGAAGGTGAGCAGCGGTGCGGCTCATCGTCAGGAGTGGTGGCATATCCGCTGGGGCAGCCGATGAGGAGCCTGCTACCAATGGCGGCAGGATGATGCGGTAGCAGCAAAGGGCCCCGCATGATGTGGGATTTGGCGAGGGGGGCGAGCCGCGGCCCGATAGGGTGGCGAAGGGGACGGGGTGGAGGTTATGCGCCACCACACATTGTGTTGGTGACAGGGCGGACGCTCCACACAGAGGCCCACTACCACCACCATGGAAGCATGGGATAGAGCGCATACATCGTATGGAGACCGCAACTTCCACCATGTGGGATGGTTGTCATCGATGGCTTTCCATGGCGGATGGCAAGGTACACTTCAATCTATTGCTGCTTGACGCGATATGACGACGGACTTAACTGGATCCGCTGCAGAGATTGGAGAGGCCGCTGCCCCTGGCGGAGATCGACATGGGTGATGATCTTCCCGGGGGTGCGCTAGGAGGCCGTCGAGGGGGTGCGCCGTGGGTGACAACTAGCGACACGCGGATCGTGGGGCATGGTGAGAGGCAACGGATGCTGTAGCCTAGGATCTCAAATCCTAAACTTGTGATGACAAGTAGAGAAATAGATTATGTATAATATGATGGATGTATTAGCCTGAGCCTTGGAGTGGAACATATTGGGGCACATGACTAGGAGGGCAAGGAAACTATTTTACAGATATGATAAGGTATGGATTGGATACAATCCTAATCTGCTAATAATATACTAATACAGAGAtatccctaatatactctaacaataTGATGCTGGCATACATGGATTTTCCTTTTTGTGCAACTACGCCaatcatgttttattttacaagCATACTTATTTGACTAAAACTCATCTGCCTGTTCAGGAGGGTCCCCCGTGCATGCCTGGCTGTAATTGTGGAAGAAAAGGGAGTCTGAATATCGACTACATTAAGCTTGAGTCTCTTGAGGTGGTGGAAATCAATGATTTCACCGGAGAAGATCATCAGGTGAAGATTCTGAAGCTGCTGCTTTTGTGCAAGAACATCTCTGCTAGCAGGATCGTCATCAACATATCCCGTCTCTTCCGCTGGCTAAGCGAAGGGACATGCCAGAGGATAAGAGATGAAGCTCATCCAGGTTCAGATATCAAGTTCAATGTGTGGCTGAATGGGAGGTGGGAGCCATATGCATGAACTCCTGCTAGTCCAACAGATACTCTTTTTTAAACCGtagtttttttagataaagaaaCCGTAGGTGATAGCGATTAATAGATTATCATAGCCAGTTTTCAAAACTGTCTATGGTAGTCAACGATTCTCAGTGTCACAACATTGGTTGCTGAGTCTACCAAAGGCACCGAGTGCCAAAGTGACATGTCAGACATATTTGCATGTTTCCAAGATGTGACTCTTGCATTGCTTTCAGATACAAGTAATTCACTGTCAGATGCTGTTATTGTATTTGATGTTACTTCCACActgtcactactacagaactgCAGATCACCGACAGTTTTAGCGACGCCTAAAACTGTGGGTCTGTGCTAATTGCTTGATCTATCAGAATAACTAGTGTTTCCCAAGGTTATATGCAAGTTGGATTTACTAAGATGCAGAAGTGTAATCTGCTACATAATAAATTGTGCAGAGTTAGGCGCTAGCGCAAATACTACAAGTTAGATGATATGAAACTGGTAAGCCATGGACAAGTTTTAATTTTAGTGAATATATAAGATTGAAAACTGAAGTACATCAAAAGTTCAAATGTCCGAGAAGTTTCTTTATTTCCTCAGCATATAATGGAGCGGGCAAAAATGTACCAGGACGCGTGCGCGCACACATAAGTGGACGGTTGTATTGTATGCAAGTTCCAACTCTGCATTTTTGTAAGGGAAGGGAACGTATGAGATGCAAACCAACCTATCTgtccggatcaacatccaaatgGCATGGGAGAGAgtaattttacaaataaatgcATCTGTTGATGCTCATCCACATGGTCTCTGAGAAATGAGGTTGTCGATGTTTGATGGTCCCTGTCAATTTTACatactctgtaacacccggtttataaaaggacataaaccgagcaatcatatacgtgccaggatcaagtcacacgtatatacaacagaatgaacagtatatcacagcacatatcacgtaaaaagatataataaagtgaatatgaatgttatttattatattaatgacaaaaatgtcagatacagagtatgcggaagcgtaaaacatatacgagaaactctcggaagcagggcgccacagggacgtcgactgggagacaaacgcctagaagtcctcgtagtcctggtagctctgagtgaactccctcacgtcggcaggaactgagcagcagtagagtatcccaagaggaaaaagagtagagaagaggcaagagtgagtacacaacttgtactcaacaagtataacacaaactatgaggctctaggttggccgACTGACTGCATTaacttttaagtcttggcaaaattttattaaagctatttactacaagttgatgaattaccattaatccggttacatagtaattaatcaaaattaatcatgttactactgagaaccaaaccgaaaccaccaaggcaaccccgagaggcaccccctcgtcggaaggagttaaccccactaatcaaaaggaggatctgggccgctcatgaccgtgagcacggctagtatactagttttacactctgcagaggttgcacatctttacccacaagtcgtgagctacgctagttgttcatcacacttccttaggtgagatgactagcgactcactacgaggccgttacaaaggacacgttggtaaggtgtaac
The nucleotide sequence above comes from Panicum virgatum strain AP13 chromosome 3K, P.virgatum_v5, whole genome shotgun sequence. Encoded proteins:
- the LOC120700939 gene encoding putative FBD-associated F-box protein At5g56400, which codes for MEQDGSRRRRRRLGPTYRFSDLPDDVLHRILLRLGSAPAAARTSVLSQRWRRVWTRLPGLVFRDHGPLRNRSFLSAVDGGLARYSAPTLRALHISMFHVASRVPAARVAGWLRFAAEHVAGDLLLCLPWLPAGGDAEELVLPLCVGARTIQLGVGHGFRQLRLPPAGAFAALTVMVIRDARIDARDLERVVCWQCPFLLELHLVAIALVAVSDIILRSTSLRRLNFEVGNTTRLVLDTPSIEELSVSNLAKVSVVALKLEEIVPRHDASDPHRRRLLARHLRWLAVKGSHLVMPVLMRHFDTVDQLELDLAVSSGEDYKSFLRATTKLAKCDVFVVKLTTEWHAYESSLLYLLRKLAGTRKVVVHLPWTEGPPCMPGCNCGRKGSLNIDYIKLESLEVVEINDFTGEDHQVKILKLLLLCKNISASRIVINISRLFRWLSEGTCQRIRDEAHPGSDIKFNVWLNGRWEPYA